One window from the genome of Hyphomonas neptunium ATCC 15444 encodes:
- a CDS encoding TIGR00730 family Rossman fold protein, translated as MAADDQPEHPVYKLAALDQEFILGDSMRGARFMMEYAKAEEFLRRERVRTTLVAFGSARIREDGNPWQARTYAAARTFGRIASERGGALCEDGQWRDNVIATGGGPGIMEAANRGARDAGAVTIGFNIQLPHEQAPNPYITSQLSFQFHYFAMRKMHLAMRARALVIFPGGFGTMDELFELLTLSQTGKGHHMPVVLYDRDFWTRIINFEALADAGVISPDDLKLFEFADDPEEAWESLLRLGLEVPPKP; from the coding sequence ATGGCCGCAGACGATCAACCCGAACATCCGGTCTACAAGCTGGCCGCGCTCGACCAGGAGTTCATCCTGGGCGACTCCATGCGCGGCGCCCGCTTCATGATGGAATACGCCAAGGCCGAGGAATTTCTCCGCCGCGAGCGCGTGCGCACCACCCTCGTCGCCTTCGGCAGCGCCCGCATCCGCGAGGATGGCAACCCCTGGCAGGCCCGCACCTACGCCGCCGCGCGCACCTTCGGCCGCATCGCGTCAGAGCGTGGGGGCGCCCTTTGTGAAGATGGTCAGTGGCGGGACAATGTCATCGCCACAGGCGGCGGCCCCGGCATCATGGAAGCGGCCAATCGCGGCGCGCGCGACGCCGGTGCCGTCACCATCGGCTTCAACATCCAACTCCCCCATGAGCAGGCGCCCAACCCCTACATCACCTCGCAGCTCAGCTTCCAGTTCCACTATTTCGCCATGCGCAAGATGCATCTCGCCATGCGCGCCCGCGCCCTCGTCATCTTCCCCGGCGGCTTCGGTACGATGGACGAGCTGTTCGAACTCCTCACCCTCAGCCAGACCGGCAAGGGCCACCACATGCCCGTCGTACTTTACGACCGGGACTTCTGGACACGGATCATCAACTTCGAAGCGCTCGCTGACGCCGGCGTGATAAGCCCCGACGATCTCAAACTGTTCGAGTTCGCCGATGATCCGGAGGAGGCTTGGGAAAGCCTCCTCCGTCTCGGTCTGGAAGTGCCACCAAAGCCCTAG
- a CDS encoding RidA family protein, translating into MIKNEPIFPADRHALYEQHRYSAAIRSGDLLFVSGQVGSRPDGSPEPDFAKQVQLAFDNLLSVLEAAGCSLSDIVDVTTFHTDPEAQFGTVMEVKSRVFPQPPYPNWTAVGVTWLSGFDFEIKVIARSPAK; encoded by the coding sequence ATGATCAAAAACGAACCCATCTTTCCAGCCGACCGCCATGCTCTTTACGAGCAGCACAGGTACTCTGCGGCGATCCGGTCGGGTGACCTGCTTTTCGTCTCGGGTCAGGTTGGAAGCCGGCCGGATGGTTCACCCGAACCCGATTTCGCCAAACAGGTGCAATTGGCGTTCGACAATCTTCTGAGCGTGCTGGAAGCGGCAGGCTGTAGCCTGAGCGACATCGTCGATGTCACCACGTTTCACACCGACCCCGAGGCCCAGTTCGGAACCGTCATGGAGGTTAAGAGCCGCGTCTTCCCTCAGCCGCCCTATCCCAACTGGACGGCTGTCGGTGTCACCTGGCTTTCGGGTTTTGACTTCGAGATCAAAGTCATTGCCCGCTCTCCTGCAAAGTAG